The genomic DNA AGATCTCCTATACTTGGACATCTGCTTTTTCAACTCATTTGTCACTTTCTTAAAAACCGGTCCTGTCATGTATCCGTACGCGAAACCAGAATCTATCATGAGACCACCTCGGCCGTCAGATCCTGGAGCCAGATACTTGCTTGGAATCCTGAGGAGCTTGTTCCCGATCTTGATATCTTTGACACCCAAGTAATAGTAAATCGGGAAGTCAGGAGGGTTCTTGAGAAAGGGAGCGTAGGAAAGTCCTTTGGTTTCGCCGTCACTGTAGTCCAAAATCAACTTGCTGCTGTTCCGGGTGTCATCATAGTCGTGAGAATTGAGACAGTAAGCAAACTTCTTCACACCCATCTGCATCGGTAATGAGAACAGTGAGCGACCGAACCCCGCAAGTGCGGCAGAAGTAACTTCACCAACAGCGGATGTTGTACACCCAACAAGAAATTCGTGAATTGTCTTCCCGGGAAAGTTGAggttttctaaaagaaaatctcCAGATGATGCTCCTGTGCCATACTGAAGACTGTAGGGTGGGCAAGCGTGCGAGCAATTTTTGGAATTGCCATTGCAGCGGGGGCACCCAAGGTGAACATCTGGGGAAGAAGTGTCGACACATTTGGGATTTCTGCACCCCAAGATCTTAGAAGATGACgaaagcttgggattgaagatTGGGACCTTTTTGGGTTCGGCATCTGAAAAAGAACAGTTAGTGCATGTATAGTGAGTTGTACACGGGGCCCATACTACATGACTTCCTGTGTCCACCAGGAAGGAGAGTTTTTGTGGAGGAGTGCCGAAGCTGAGAGGGATGCTATGACCTCCATAACTATGAGGAGAAAGAGAGATTTGTGTGAGAGGGCTGGTCTTACCATGTTTCAAATGATGGGCTCTGGACAAGGATGCAGTGGCAAGGTGTTGGTGAAACCGCAAGGGTTTGGTAGATGGGTTGTTTGTAAATGTTGATGTTAGAGGGATGGTAATGGTGGCAGGCGTGTTATCTTTGGAGGAAGATGCCAAGAGaaggagagagaagagagtTAAGAcagagaaaagcaaagaagtagaagaagccATGGCTTCAGAAGTGCACACCAGTGAAAGTGGTAGAGAAAGTCGTTTATATAGACAATGACATGCGTGCATGGTTTATATGcagtaattttaaaatccattgtCAATTTTTTGTGGGAAATTCCAAGCGCAGGGAAACAAATGGGGATTTGTCTtataaaaactttattaaaaagatTGTTTGTAAAATagatacaaaatatataaaaaaaaattcttgtgaCTTTGAACGTTATCCTGTCCTACTCATCTTACTTTCATACTAAACCCTGGAATTTACTTTCAATACTGAACTCCATATTTTTAAAggaataaattgttttttacattggaagttttaaaattgaatttattttttcaagaagatgagtttaatgttatttttgagattatttttttataggacatttttttttccaaagaaagtATTATAATTATGCAAAAAGCCAAACAAATGGATAATAAAACAATGGAGCAACACCACTTCGTATTGGAAGAGTGCATCAGTTGTAATGTTCTCCATaccatactaaaaaaaataagaacatattatttctaaatttgttGGTCAAGAAAGCAGCAGAAGCTAACAGGCCCCACTGGGCCAAGTTTATTGAGTGGATTAAGGAGGGCGGATTAGTCTTCAATTCTCATTTTGGTTTCTCCCTTCAATCCttccttcttttatttttaattgttatgaACTTGTCCTAGTTCGATCTATCCGGACTCCACCTTCCCCTTGTGATATCAAATATCCTTTGACCGGAAAGAGTCTAGGGTCAATAtgaaatggatttgattgaCCAAAGACTTTATTGCCTCTTCCTTGCGGAGACAAACACACTAGAGAAACAAAAACATATAGGACGGGGATCCGGCTAGTAGGAATTGAAATCATCGATGAGATGTTTGTCTTCTTCCTTTTGTTATGTTTCTCTCTTCAATCTTTTTAAATACCATGTATTGTGTGTGTGTGGGACTGCAGCTGCAAATAATGTAGTTTACTGCTCGTTTTGTATCTATCTATGTTTTCTTTGTGAGGAGACTCTAGCCTGCTGCGTAAACTCCCCTCTaaccttacaaaaaaaaaatatatatatgtagtgtttttaataaaaaagaaagttaatTGGATTATGTTAGCACCTCAGCACATTGACATCAAGTCTCATATGGCAATAACTTACACTCATGAGATATGCGTAGCTCGTCTTGTAAAATAATCAAGTATGAGACTTTTGGcggttgatattttttttcaaagaggATGCATTGAGAAAAGGTTCTTAGCGGTGGGAAAATTAGgggaatgttttttaaaaatagttatgaaaaacagtttttaaaatattttttttaaaattgttctttaatattttataaaataaatatcaacttaaaaacttgaaatttttttaatatgtttttaaaaataatttttatatctaatattttatttttaatcattctttatgttagtataattattctttaaaagaaccttaaaaaacaagtgataataactaaaaaaatgttatttagaaatattatattttttatttttaagaatagataatagaaaataattatctgATTGTGTGgacttatatttttcttgtgtATTTTCACTTGATgataagactttttttttattgtaaaaaaaaatatatatattttttaaatcacattCGATAcctattttgtttatttttaaaaggaaacaaaataagaaaaaaaccatatcataactcattttttaaggaaagacatatttgtgaaaaaccaaatccaAATCTAGGAGTCGAGTTCCTTATTGAGAAAGTATCATGAGGTGATATCCCTTTAAAGCCTAAAAAGCTCACTAGTAAGCAAGTTAGGAGAAttgtgataattaattaataataaatacaaaaaaaaaatatcacaaaTATATACATGTCAATGACAAAAGCATATTATAAGAATACACAATAAATAACAAAGGAAATGCATAAAgtgatttattaaattgattaaaaaattatttgattattttaaatgttataacatttttaaaaattttcaaaaagaatttatttatattaaaaacaatttcaaattaataatttcaatttatttatttgcaaacaaagttttaacttatttacaacaaattatttgattcaattttatttttgtattcaagttttattttcaagaaagttaATCCTtcataattcaaatataatcaTTTCACTACAAGATCCTCTTCATAGTTTTATTGCacttaattataatattatacaatGAATAATGGAAAATTGAATCTCAATTTGTacattgatttcattttttaattactttgaacaaatatttttttagacttaaaatcttcatttatttctcatttttattaatttatgttacattttttgaaagaagaaatctatattttcataattgcGGCTCAAacctaaaatatcaaataaatttgttCCTATTTAAACGTTCCTATAATTTGGTCGCCTCATGTACGCCACCACCAATGCAAACATGGGACGACATGTGTTCATCTACACCAAAAATGgtttgttataatttataagactATAGAGAAGTGGAGGAAGAGAATATTCTGATTTGGTCACCTCGTAAATGAGGATTGATCATGAAAGTTGATTGAAGTAGAAAATCCGGAGGCAGTCTACACTTTTTGGCACCAAGATTtcattttgtatataaaaaaaattaaaagatttaaaattagtaagaatAACGAGCCTATTTCCCATCACAACCTGTGGCTTACTAGGAttgcattaaataacaaaagtactaagaaatattaataaaaataattttgattttacgGTCACTCCACCATTAGATTAGACCTTACACTCAAAACGAATGAACCTTGGTTAGACAAAATGCTATCATAGATCTGGCTAGCTCACAAACTTCGATAATtgattttaagattattaaatatcctataaacttttattaagaTAATAAACGAgtttttgataaatcaatttaataatttaatttaagtcattcagtaaattaagtatgtttgataatatgATTAATGATatatatgacttaaagtaaaaaacaagtaaaaataattaatttattattaaattcatatatttattttatcttttcatctCTATTTACCCTAATTacttttatgatttattttactACTCCACGACCTCTATTGTTACTCAATCTCctttatcacaattataatttataaggataaatatgttaatttgatgatttaaaataaattataaattaattttattaaacaactttgatacttaaaataaaaattaaataataaattttaagttaataacttaaaatcaactcaAGTTATCAAGTGATAAGTATACAATTTTACCACACATCTAAGTTATCAACTtcttttaaatactatttttgtaaattatttatttatttatttatataattgaatttatttattatagtaACGTTaacaacataaaaaacatgttaataatatttcagTTCCATAAATATTAGATAATACTATTCTTAAATTGTGTTTTagaaaacagttaccaaatatgGGCTAAATATCTCCTTTCAAAATGTGGCTTCCAATTCTAAAAGCATAGCATTGGAAATTCCTTGACGTAAATGaataagaaagtaaaaaatataataaaattataaataaataaaaaattatattttctaaacatatcaaaattttccatttttctagtAATGCTGATTGCATACAAGCATGCGTGTAATTAAGGGTATGCGGTATTCTCCCAACTGCCATCATACTCATACATTACTTAACTATACACTGTCCTCCAGGgttaggaatggcaacggggcgggttcgggacgggtcgtccctatcccaaccccgccccgtttagcaaaaccaattcccatccccgtcccatttaaaaaaataaacggggcggggcgggtatgggaatttcccatacccaccccgtttagctttttttttttttttttttttttttttactttaaaaaattttaattacattaaaataaatatattttataaataataaaattattatattttttataacttattttattaaaaaaatttattattatctatatattaaaaatattaaaattaaattttaaattaaattaattttaaaattaaattaaattaatttaattttaaaattaaattaaatttaattttaaaattaattttatatgtaaacggggcgGGACGGAGTGTCTCGCAGCCGCCATTATATCCGGCTGACATTCCACCTCAGCCGGATATCACATATCCGGATCTGGACGatgttccaccttctccaaGTATATCTCATCCGGCAAGACAACTGGTATGATACTTTTTGTGTTCAGTTCTTCATTATGGATTGTCTGGTTGATGGTGTGACTAGCCAATTATTCTTGCAGGCATATGTTGATGCTGTGTATGGCCATAAATTCCAACTTGGGCGCGGGACGGGGCgggatggggcaatacccgaacccaccccgaacccgccccgggttttaaaaaaaatctcaaacccgtttaataaattttaaccccgtcccattaagggcggggcggggcgggtacccgaaaaaacccgccccgttgccatccctatcCAGGGTTTCTATTATTAACTATTTCTGGTCATCGCACATTTACCAGCCAGTGGCGGTGACGCCATCGACTAGCAAGTTTGTTGTTGGAAACCAAGACGCTCATTTTTGAGGTCATACTCCACGTAATAATCCACATGCTGAGAATTGCCCAGAATAATAGACGATGCCAGAGTGATTTCCAAAGTGTTGGTGCCTGCATCAGATAATACAAATAGAGTTTAAATAGGTTtgcatcaaagaaaaaaaaaaaactaatttactCTACCcttaaaaaaagataataattctaatacagtaaataaataagtttaacactccatctatcataatttttttcttttcatattatatTCTATAAGTATTTTCTCTCACTtggaactaaataaaaaatatatcattatcataaattcaaatttattttttattttaagtgtttttaaatcTCATAATATCATATCTTATCGAAAATTTGAGGATATTTATATCAAATccaatgaaatatgatataataaggtatacacatctttattttatcctATCCCAGACCTTAATCTCTGCTTCAAAGCTCAAATAACCACATTCATATTCAAACAATTATCCAAAAGCTTTTATGCGTAGAGTTATATAGAAAGCCAACATTGCCCGTCTCTAATTTAAACCAcacaacaaatataaaaaaagagcACGAGACCCAAGCTCGATTTGTGAGGAtgggatttttctcaatagtacagtaatttaaaaaagttatgcttaaattactgtaatagaagaaattattataaatatacggtagtttttgccacctaggaaagaggatttgccacttaggagagaggaaagaagagagaggttcagcggatatatttttttttaaaccaaaatcatcttttcaaatttcaaaagtcaaagggaaatcgtcttttcaaaagacgagttccatgaaaaaaaaaattagtatttaaaaaaattcctcatttacaagggaactcgtctcttgaagagacgagttccttgaaaaaaaatatattttttttaaaaaaatcccaaattattatttaaaaaaaaacaacaattccaCGAGTtctcatgggaaaaaaaaaaaatatatatttttttaaaaaaatatatatatattttttaaaaaaattcccaaattaaattaaaaaaaaaaaaaaacacacaattccacaagggaactcgtctcttcaagagacgagttcccatgggaaaaaaaaaatttaaatttttttttttttttttataaaaaagttcccaaattaaaaaaaaaaaaaaaaaaaacaattcttcaagggaagagacgagttcccaggggaaaattttttttttttaatatttttttttataaaaaaattcccaaattaaaaaaaaaaaaaaaaaaaaaaaaaaaaaaaaacaattccacaagggaaaagacgagttcccatgggaaaattttattttatttttaaaattttttttttaaaaaaatacccaaattaaaaaaaaaaaaaaaaaaaaaaaaaaaaaaaattcttcaagggaacGGGCTAGCTATGATAGCAAACGGCTTACCTATGATAGTAAACAGTGTTGTTCAAAATAGCAAACGGTATTTTCAAAATAGCAAACGGTATTGTTCATAGCAAACGGCTTATCtatgaagagacgatttcccttttggatttttttttctttttataatttgggattttttttaatgaagagaggATTTCccttttacaatatttttttttttttttgggatttttttaaaaaatatattaaaaatattacttttttttaaagagactaTTTTCCCTTtcgaattttttatttttattttataatttgggatttttttttaaaaaataaatatattttttttatgggaactcatctcttcaagagacgagttcccttgaggaattgtttttttttaaaaaataataatttgggaatttaaaaaaaaaaatatatatatatatatatatatatatatatatatatattgggaacttttttttttaaaaaaaagacgagttcccttaatgaattggttttttttttttttttttaaataataatttgggaatttttttaaaaaaaaatatatttttttccatgggaactcgtctattgaagagacgaattcccttgaggaatttttttttttttttttttaatttgggaacttttttaaaaatatatatatttttttccataggaactcgtctattgaagagacgagttcccttgcggaattgttttttttttttttttaatttgggaatttttttaaaaaaaaaatattttaaaaaaaaaaatttcccattgtggaattgtttttttttttttttttttttactttaggaattttaaaaaaaatatatttaaaagaaaaaaaaaattttcccatggggaactcgtctcttcaagagacgagttccccttgtggaattggttttttttttttttttttttttttattttttattttgggaattttttttttaaaaaataaaaataaatttcccatggggaactcgtctcttcaagagacgagttccccttgtggaatttttttttttttttttaatttaggaattttttttaaaaaaaattttcccatgggaaactcgtctagagacgagttccccttgtggaattgtttttttttttttttttaatttgggattttttttaaaaaaaatatttaaaaaaaataaaatatttcccatgggaaactcgtctcttgaatttcccttgtggaattttttttttttaaggaattttttttaaaatatataccttgaggaattttattttttatttttttattttttatttcatggaacttgtctcttcaagagacgagtttccttgtaaatggagaatttttttaaatactattttttttttcatggaactcgtcttttgaaaagacgattaccctttgtttaaaaaaaaaattatccgttgaacctctctcctctctcctaagtggcaaatcctctttcctaggtggTAAAAACTATcgtatatttataataatttcttctactatagtaatttaagcataacttttttaattatcgtactattgagaaaaatcctgTGAGGATGAGATATTTGGCAAACTTTAACTTTAGCATggtcattttttaattaattcgaGAAAAGAAAGGCTTTTGTCTCCGAAGAATCGGacatcataattaattattttttcacgtGTTTCACTTAATGTAGTCGTAGTAGCTTGTTGAAGCATATAATTGAATTTGTTGAGTAGCATCCCTCCACGTGGAAATGGGGCCCActtcattgaatttaaaaagtaaataaaaaactatatacATAGGATGAAAAAAGTGATGTGGGCTATTTCACAGGTACAAACGTGGAAacctaagaaaaagaaaaagaggggaGAGAAAACGAGTGTGGAAAGTGATGTGAGGTGaggattatttgaaaaagaaaaagagaagcgAGAACAAGTCTGGATAGTGATGTGAGCCGTGggttatcatcattatttttcatagtgaaaGATTTTAACCGGATTAAGtgtcatgattttatttttattttttaaatttaatgtcttgatttttttgttttatctttttattttatccgATTTATCTcttgaatattttataattatcacATGTGTATTTAatcacacacaaaaaaaaaaaaaatttactgtTATATATTGTTCCATGTTCAgaacaattattatttatatatttttcccaACAAGATTATATCTTCCAAGACCTCCCAttacacaattttttattctcaaatccaattttggataaaataaatGCATGCTAGTATAGTAaggcaaaatttttaaagatataaaaggagaaaataatatatatatatattgaagctTATTGTTAGCCCAACGGTTCTCCTAAtcgtgttttgatgataacaaaccatagttaagttattaattgatttgaattataaagaatttcatgtgttaatttgaaaattcatcaaaagaccTAATGaatgcaagatcaagacttttgaaAGACCTTTTAATTATAGGAAACTATATacgatgaatgcatgagtgtacttaggattttcatatcattttatatatatttgaaaactcagtttatgcattaaatttacatttccatcaaaatccttattctatcaaatgaaccttaggcaaaacatttcaaaatcgacatattattttatctaaaaaccttgcctaagtggtagaagaaaaaagacaaaaaaaaatataggttttcagGCTAAAAatagtgaaccggtcgaggcGCTGACCAATAAGCTCAATTGGCTAGAGTACCAGTCGATCGATTACTCATTCCTGATCGAGGTTCAGTCGAGAGATGCAAAAAACATTTTATCTCTTCCAGTAACCATTCTTTCCCGGTCAAAGGATATGTCTTCTCGATCGAGGTTTGATCAAGGGTAACAATCACCTGTCAAACATTTAATGCTTCAACGACTAGTGAATCGGTCAACCCCTAGTTCAACAGGTCAAGGTTGCTTTTTGGCTCctgaggttagaaacctataaattgggagttccacttcatttatgagtaagatAACATCTGTATTTATATGTTTACTTACTTGTTCTTGTCATAAAAGCTCtaattcttttcttggtgcatt from Vitis riparia cultivar Riparia Gloire de Montpellier isolate 1030 chromosome 8, EGFV_Vit.rip_1.0, whole genome shotgun sequence includes the following:
- the LOC117921176 gene encoding probable aspartyl protease At4g16563 is translated as MASSTSLLFSVLTLFSLLLLASSSKDNTPATITIPLTSTFTNNPSTKPLRFHQHLATASLSRAHHLKHGKTSPLTQISLSPHSYGGHSIPLSFGTPPQKLSFLVDTGSHVVWAPCTTHYTCTNCSFSDAEPKKVPIFNPKLSSSSKILGCRNPKCVDTSSPDVHLGCPRCNGNSKNCSHACPPYSLQYGTGASSGDFLLENLNFPGKTIHEFLVGCTTSAVGEVTSAALAGFGRSLFSLPMQMGVKKFAYCLNSHDYDDTRNSSKLILDYSDGETKGLSYAPFLKNPPDFPIYYYLGVKDIKIGNKLLRIPSKYLAPGSDGRGGLMIDSGFAYGYMTGPVFKKVTNELKKQMSKYRRSLEAEAEIGVTPCYNFTGHKSIKIPDLIYQFRGGATMVVPGKNYFVLIPEISLACFPLTTDAGTYTLEFTPGPSIILGNSQHVDYYVEFDLKNERLGFRQQTC